One Vanessa cardui chromosome 23, ilVanCard2.1, whole genome shotgun sequence DNA segment encodes these proteins:
- the LOC124539774 gene encoding lysyl oxidase homolog 2, with protein sequence MVKDSIYGRVVIMFIQFVVILSRDVSESERATRAAFIQRLLNKQKILEGRVKLLGGSNIYEGNAYIYHAGRWGAVCDDSWDDAAAHVVCRAFNKTGVATHGSQFGEANEKYWMDDVVCEGNEKSLSQCIFSGWGSSDCEPSEAAGVVCRDNLDNSVPSNIKRQPSKLIHEAVNVRSVSLRLVGGRNPNEGRIEIYHNGIWGSICPDGWTLYEASAICHHLALGFAEQALQTNYFGSSKIILSGVQCEGNETNLFMCKHQDFGDVVCPGEEGHVAAVVCTRNLADLHLDASTIERTSHLQDVPMFQLQCAMEENCLSKSAYEIQKTNPNWQFETRRLLRFTASSLNIGNAEFRPYLPKHLWQWHLCHMHYHSMEVFATFDILDVNGIRVAEGHKASFCLEDNTCLPGVERKYSCKNYGDQGVSVNCSDVYQYNIDCQWVDVTDVEPGDYTFKVAINPHARVAEQSFHNNAAVCVLRLTDSYAYVHDCTMQRP encoded by the exons ATGGTGAAGGATAGCATATATGGAAGAGttgttataatgtttatacagtTCGTGGTAATATTGTCGAGGGATGTTAGCGAGAGCGAGCGAGCGACCCGAGCGGCGTTTATACAGAGACTCTTGAATAAACAGAAAATTTTAGAAGGTAGAGTTAAGCTCCTTGGAGGTTCGAATATATATGAAG GTAATGCATACATATACCATGCTGGTCGATGGGGAGCGGTGTGTGACGACTCCTGGGACGATGCAGCTGCTCACGTGGTGTGCAGAGCCTTCAATAAAACTGGTGTTGCAACACATGGTAGTCAATTTGGAGAAGCTAATG aaaaatattGGATGGACGATGTTGTATGCGAAGGAAATGAAAAATCTTTATCACAGTGCATATTCTCTGGATGGGGGTCGTCTGATTGTGAGCCGAGTGAAGCGGCTGGTGTCGTTTGCAGAGACAATCTCGACAACAGTGTCCCAAGTAATATTAAGAGACAACCCAGTAAACTCATACATGAAGCTGTTAATGTAAGGAGTGTCAGCTTACGGCTCGTTGGAGGTAGGAACCCAAATGAAGGTAGAATTGAG ATCTATCATAATGGAATATGGGGAAGCATTTGTCCAGATGGCTGGACTCTCTACGAGGCGTCTGCGATCTGCCACCACTTGGCTCTTGGATTTGCTGAACAGGCATTGCAAACAAATTACTTCGGCAGCTCCAAGATTATCCTAAGCGGTGTTCAATGTGAAGGCAATGAAACCAACCTCTTCATGTGCAAACATCAAGATTTCGGAGATGTCGTTTGTCCTGGAGAAGAAG GTCACGTAGCGGCTGTAGTTTGCACTCGGAATTTAGCTGATCTGCATCTGGATGCGTCCACTATAGAGCGAACATCCCACCTCCAAGATGTGCCGATGTTTCAACTCCAGTGCGCGATGGAAGAGAACTGCCTCAGCAAATCCGCATACGAG attCAGAAAACAAATCCCAATTGGCAATTTGAAACGCGACGACTGCTACGCTTTACAGCCTCCTCTCTAAACATCGGTAATGCGGAATTCAGGCCGTATTTACCTAAACACCTTTGGCAATGGCACCTTTGTCACAT gCACTATCACAGTATGGAAGTTTTTGCCACGTTCGATATTTTAGATGTAAATGGTATAAGAGTTGCTGAGGGGCACAAAGCATCATTTTGCTTAGAAGACAACACTTGTCTCCCTGGCGTTGAACGAAAATACTCGTGCAAAAACTATGGCGATCAAG GGGTCTCCGTAAACTGTTCGGATGTGTATCAATACAACATTGATTGCCAGTGGGTGGATGTAACCGACGTGGAGCCTGGAGATTATACTTTCAAA gTAGCGATTAATCCTCACGCAAGGGTTGCAGAACAGAGTTTTCATAACAACGCAGCTGTGTGTGTACTACGCCTTACTGATTCTTACGCTTACGTGCACGACTGTACAATGCAGCGGCCttag